A DNA window from Gemmatimonadaceae bacterium contains the following coding sequences:
- a CDS encoding ADOP family duplicated permease: MIDRFRSDLRIALRSLARSPAIAVTTTAILAVGIAMAIAMSTIVRTVIVQRLPVQNQQQLFVLRAFVGNNELQWLSTDDRKAFRRETRTLRDVAGVGELQVASPSIVGDVTYSLRSVAISGNFFEMLGARPALGRLIRSADDAPGLRHAVVLSYRAWREKFGGDSTILGKDVGDPWDPDYHFAEYTIVGVAPPGLDFPFGVDDWYTYEGDPRAGPAMAGITVARLAPGATAGAARSEWLAFRERAYEQTLNRSHNVGRFHVTRAEAVTFADEVLGSSTTILAILSAAVVLLFLIACLNVGNLLLLRAATRSHELAVRRAVGASFGDILSALLAEGVVIAILGGVAGFLAAEALLHALVAAAPAQLPRLDDISLAGAPVLTAALISLLATLLFGVAPGLAVARGSLASPLRIDTRAGGRTRQRRRLQQTLVAAQTALAVVTLAGAGLLIHSLERLERLDLGFNPSHLSVFSVSFPMVTYDSAAKIAALGREVLPVMRATPGVTALSTVEARPFLGADFAVIGLLREGGSTRDTTTAVSLDVGGPELFRTMGIPIIRGRAFLASDDERAPPVAVVSRALAEELWPGENPIGKRVGQLTRGTVTWRIVIGEVGDAHLRALRVATPTVYFPSEQFGGWTTTVAVRTSANFSTVLPFLQRALARVDPRLTIWDAHSFDDLLGTELATPRLSSFLLGAFALVALLLAAIGLYGVMTFTVREETREIGLRMALGAGPERVRRDVLSRALSVIALGGAAGLLGSLATSRVLAGLLFQVQPVDPVALGAACLLLGLVALAAAYLPARRATRVDPAIALRSE, encoded by the coding sequence TCGCGGTCGGCATCGCCATGGCGATCGCCATGTCCACGATCGTGCGGACGGTGATCGTCCAGCGCCTTCCGGTCCAGAACCAGCAGCAGCTCTTCGTGCTCCGCGCCTTCGTCGGCAACAATGAGCTGCAGTGGCTCTCGACCGATGACCGAAAGGCGTTCCGCCGCGAGACCCGGACGCTGCGCGACGTGGCTGGCGTCGGCGAGCTCCAGGTCGCATCGCCCAGCATCGTCGGCGACGTCACCTATTCCCTCCGCTCCGTTGCCATCAGCGGCAACTTCTTCGAGATGTTAGGCGCGCGGCCGGCCCTGGGCCGGCTGATCCGGTCGGCGGACGACGCGCCGGGGTTGCGGCACGCCGTCGTGCTCAGCTATCGGGCGTGGCGGGAGAAGTTTGGCGGCGACTCGACGATATTGGGCAAGGACGTCGGCGACCCGTGGGACCCGGACTACCACTTCGCGGAGTACACCATCGTCGGCGTGGCTCCCCCGGGCCTCGATTTCCCGTTCGGCGTCGACGACTGGTACACGTATGAAGGCGACCCGCGTGCCGGGCCTGCCATGGCCGGCATCACGGTGGCACGCCTGGCGCCGGGCGCGACGGCGGGCGCCGCGCGCTCCGAGTGGCTCGCGTTCCGGGAACGCGCCTATGAGCAAACTCTCAACAGATCGCACAATGTCGGACGGTTCCACGTCACTCGCGCCGAGGCGGTCACCTTCGCCGATGAGGTCCTCGGGAGCTCGACGACGATCCTCGCGATCCTCTCGGCGGCGGTGGTGCTGCTCTTTCTGATCGCGTGCCTCAACGTCGGCAATTTGCTCCTCCTCCGCGCCGCGACTCGCAGCCACGAGCTGGCCGTTAGGCGCGCCGTCGGCGCCTCGTTTGGCGACATTCTGTCGGCGCTGCTCGCGGAGGGCGTCGTCATCGCCATCCTCGGCGGCGTGGCGGGATTCCTCGCGGCGGAGGCGTTGCTCCACGCACTCGTCGCCGCGGCGCCGGCGCAACTGCCGCGCTTGGACGACATCTCGCTCGCGGGCGCGCCTGTCCTGACGGCGGCGCTGATCTCCCTCCTGGCGACGCTCCTCTTCGGTGTCGCGCCAGGCCTGGCCGTGGCGCGTGGCAGCCTGGCGTCACCGCTTCGCATCGACACGAGGGCCGGCGGCCGGACGCGCCAGAGACGCCGACTTCAGCAAACGCTCGTCGCGGCACAGACCGCGCTTGCCGTCGTCACCCTCGCCGGCGCCGGGCTCCTGATTCACAGCCTCGAGCGACTCGAGCGACTCGATCTCGGCTTCAACCCGAGCCACCTCTCCGTCTTCAGCGTAAGCTTTCCCATGGTCACGTACGACTCGGCCGCCAAAATCGCCGCGCTCGGCAGAGAGGTCCTGCCCGTCATGCGCGCAACTCCCGGCGTGACGGCGCTGAGCACCGTCGAGGCGCGGCCGTTTCTGGGCGCCGACTTCGCGGTCATCGGCCTCCTTCGTGAAGGCGGTTCGACGAGGGACACGACGACAGCTGTGTCGCTCGATGTCGGGGGCCCGGAGCTCTTTCGTACGATGGGTATTCCAATCATCCGCGGCCGCGCATTTCTCGCGTCGGACGACGAGCGCGCGCCGCCAGTGGCCGTGGTGAGTCGCGCCCTCGCCGAGGAGCTCTGGCCCGGGGAGAATCCGATCGGCAAGCGCGTGGGCCAGCTCACCCGCGGCACCGTGACCTGGCGGATCGTGATTGGCGAGGTCGGTGATGCGCATCTGCGCGCGCTCCGCGTCGCGACGCCTACCGTGTATTTCCCCTCGGAGCAGTTCGGCGGATGGACGACGACGGTGGCCGTGCGGACCAGCGCGAACTTCTCCACCGTGCTCCCGTTTCTGCAGCGCGCGCTCGCGCGAGTCGACCCGCGGCTCACCATCTGGGATGCGCACTCGTTCGACGACCTGCTGGGCACGGAGTTGGCTACGCCACGACTCAGCAGCTTTCTCCTCGGTGCCTTCGCCCTCGTCGCGCTGCTCCTGGCGGCAATTGGTCTCTACGGCGTGATGACCTTCACCGTGCGTGAGGAGACGCGCGAGATCGGTCTGCGGATGGCGCTCGGTGCGGGGCCGGAGCGCGTTCGGCGCGACGTACTCAGTCGGGCGCTCTCGGTGATCGCGTTAGGCGGTGCTGCTGGTCTGCTCGGATCATTGGCCACCTCCCGAGTCCTGGCCGGACTCCTCTTTCAGGTCCAGCCGGTGGACCCGGTCGCACTCGGCGCGGCGTGTCTCCTCCTTGGCCTCGTTGCGTTGGCCGCGGCATACCTTCCGGCGCGCAGAGCGACGCGCGTGGATCCGGCGATCGCGCTGCGGTCCGAGTAG